In the genome of Kitasatospora cathayae, one region contains:
- a CDS encoding C40 family peptidase: protein MTTVNTGAPDAADEPTGQHASATDARSATDARPALAGRIRRRIGMAAVIVVGAGAFGLGTGVSPAAAEQAPAHAGWDGSRYWFKNSQGQWRWTTHYSVYLARTGGAEPSTSKSSSSSSSSSKSSNGGIQQGWDGSRYWFKNSKGEWRWTTHYDVYLQRTGGSSSPSGSSGGSSGSVAENRDVETAVQYALAQLGKPFRTAGNGPDGYDCSGLVQQAFRRGGINLPRVANDQYAATTPIKASQLRRGDLLFWSPDGTARGIQHVAIYLGNNQYVEAARPGTLIRISGISKGYYPAYMGRP, encoded by the coding sequence ATGACCACCGTCAACACCGGCGCACCGGATGCCGCCGATGAACCGACCGGGCAGCACGCCTCCGCCACCGACGCCCGTTCCGCCACCGACGCCCGTCCTGCGCTGGCCGGGCGGATCCGCCGGAGGATCGGCATGGCGGCCGTGATCGTGGTCGGTGCGGGGGCGTTCGGCCTCGGCACCGGCGTGAGCCCGGCCGCGGCCGAGCAGGCGCCGGCGCACGCCGGGTGGGACGGCTCGCGGTACTGGTTCAAGAACAGCCAGGGGCAGTGGCGCTGGACCACCCACTACAGCGTGTACCTGGCGCGGACCGGCGGGGCGGAGCCCTCGACCTCGAAGTCCTCGTCGTCTTCGTCGTCCTCGTCCAAGTCCTCGAACGGCGGGATCCAGCAGGGCTGGGACGGCTCGCGGTACTGGTTCAAGAACAGCAAGGGGGAGTGGCGCTGGACCACTCACTACGACGTCTACCTGCAGCGGACCGGCGGCTCCTCGTCCCCGTCCGGCTCCTCGGGCGGCTCCAGTGGCTCGGTGGCGGAGAACCGCGACGTCGAGACCGCGGTGCAGTACGCGCTCGCCCAGCTGGGCAAGCCGTTCCGGACCGCCGGCAACGGGCCGGACGGGTACGACTGCTCGGGCCTGGTGCAGCAGGCCTTCCGACGCGGCGGCATCAACCTGCCTCGGGTCGCCAACGACCAGTACGCGGCCACCACGCCGATCAAGGCGAGCCAGCTGCGCCGCGGTGACCTGCTGTTCTGGTCTCCGGACGGGACCGCGCGGGGCATCCAGCACGTGGCGATCTACCTCGGCAACAACCAGTACGTGGAAGCCGCGCGGCCTGGAACGCTGATCCGGATCTCGGGGATCAGCAAGGGGTACTACCCGGCGTACATGGGACGGCCGTAG
- a CDS encoding NUDIX hydrolase, translating into MIVWVNGTFGAGKTSACRELVELLPGSVLFDPELVGFGLRRMLPADRLASVSDFQDLAAWRRLVPETAAALLGEVGGPLVVPMTLLREDYRDEIFGALAAHGIAVHHFVLDPEETILRDRIAHREECPGDPEASERVRTWCLEHLPHYRAARRWLVGDARMLDTGGLTPRETAHRIAELVRVGDARCPIVQAPDPTGDTVASAVLFFDEQDRVLLVDPVYKPDWDFPGGVVERGEAPTDAALRETAEELGLRLDPSVLRLLAVDWEPRTGPRRGGLRLMYDGGLLDDAGRQNLLLQQEELRGCRFVTLDEAADLLPPSRYRRLAAALDARRSGELRYLEAGCRVALGLASTAEAV; encoded by the coding sequence GTGATCGTCTGGGTCAATGGCACATTCGGGGCGGGCAAGACGAGCGCCTGTCGCGAGCTGGTGGAACTGCTGCCCGGGAGCGTGCTCTTCGATCCCGAGCTGGTGGGCTTCGGACTGCGCCGGATGCTCCCGGCCGACCGGCTGGCCTCGGTGTCCGACTTCCAGGACCTCGCGGCCTGGCGCCGGCTGGTGCCCGAGACGGCGGCCGCTCTTCTCGGCGAGGTCGGCGGCCCGCTGGTGGTGCCGATGACACTGCTCAGAGAGGACTACCGGGACGAGATCTTCGGTGCCCTCGCCGCGCACGGGATCGCGGTGCACCACTTCGTGCTGGACCCCGAAGAAACGATCCTGCGTGACCGCATCGCGCACCGCGAGGAATGCCCGGGCGATCCGGAGGCCAGCGAACGGGTCCGTACCTGGTGCCTCGAACACCTGCCCCACTACCGGGCCGCCCGTCGCTGGCTGGTCGGCGACGCCCGGATGCTCGACACCGGCGGGCTCACCCCGCGCGAGACCGCGCACCGGATAGCCGAGCTGGTCCGGGTCGGCGACGCGCGCTGCCCGATCGTCCAGGCCCCGGACCCGACCGGCGACACCGTGGCCTCGGCCGTGCTGTTCTTCGACGAGCAGGACCGGGTGCTGCTCGTCGACCCGGTCTACAAGCCGGACTGGGACTTCCCAGGCGGTGTGGTCGAACGCGGCGAGGCCCCCACCGACGCCGCCCTGCGCGAGACCGCCGAGGAGCTGGGGCTGCGGCTCGACCCCTCGGTGCTGCGCCTGCTCGCCGTCGACTGGGAGCCGCGCACCGGCCCGCGCCGTGGCGGCCTGCGGCTGATGTACGACGGCGGGCTGCTGGACGACGCGGGCCGGCAGAACCTGCTGCTGCAGCAGGAGGAACTGCGCGGCTGCCGGTTCGTCACGCTGGACGAGGCGGCCGACCTGCTTCCGCCGAGCCGCTACCGGCGGCTCGCCGCCGCGCTGGACGCCCGGCGGAGTGGGGAGTTGCGCTACCTGGAGGCGGGGTGCCGGGTGGCGCTCGGCCTGGCCAGTACGGCGGAGGCCGTGTAG
- a CDS encoding electron transfer flavoprotein subunit alpha/FixB family protein, which yields MAEILVLVDHAEGAVRKPALELLTLARRIGEPSAVVLGAGAAAADIAAKAAEFGAAKVYVADGAEFADQLVVPKVDALAQIAKTVSPAAVLVTSSGEGKEVAARVALRIGSGIITDAVDLEAGDGGPIATQSVFAASFQVKSKVTKGAPVITVKPNAVAPEAAPAAGAVENVSVEFTGNAAKVTSRTPRVSTGRPELTEAAIVVSGGRGVGAAEGFGVVEDLADALGAAVGASRAAVDAGWYPHSNQVGQTGKQVSPQLYIAAGISGAIQHRAGMQTSKTIVAVNKDAEAPIFELVDYGVVGDLFEVLPQLTTEVKARKG from the coding sequence ATGGCTGAGATCCTGGTTCTGGTGGACCACGCCGAGGGCGCGGTCCGCAAGCCGGCCCTCGAACTGCTGACCCTGGCCCGCCGCATCGGCGAGCCGTCCGCCGTCGTGCTGGGCGCCGGTGCCGCAGCCGCCGACATCGCCGCCAAGGCCGCCGAGTTCGGCGCCGCCAAGGTGTACGTCGCGGACGGCGCCGAGTTCGCCGACCAGCTGGTCGTCCCCAAGGTGGACGCCCTGGCCCAGATCGCCAAGACGGTGTCCCCGGCCGCCGTGCTGGTGACGTCCTCCGGTGAGGGCAAGGAGGTCGCCGCCCGCGTCGCGCTGCGGATCGGCTCCGGCATCATCACCGACGCCGTCGACCTGGAGGCCGGCGACGGCGGTCCGATCGCCACCCAGTCGGTGTTCGCCGCGTCCTTCCAGGTGAAGTCCAAGGTCACCAAGGGCGCGCCGGTCATCACGGTCAAGCCGAACGCCGTCGCCCCGGAGGCCGCCCCGGCCGCCGGCGCCGTCGAGAACGTGTCGGTGGAGTTCACCGGCAACGCCGCCAAGGTCACCTCGCGCACCCCGCGCGTCTCGACCGGCCGCCCGGAGCTGACCGAGGCCGCCATCGTGGTCTCCGGCGGCCGTGGCGTCGGTGCCGCCGAGGGCTTCGGCGTGGTCGAGGACCTCGCCGACGCGCTGGGCGCGGCGGTCGGTGCCTCGCGCGCCGCCGTCGACGCCGGCTGGTACCCGCACAGCAACCAGGTCGGCCAGACCGGCAAGCAGGTCTCCCCGCAGCTCTACATCGCGGCGGGCATCTCCGGTGCGATCCAGCACCGGGCCGGCATGCAGACCTCGAAGACCATCGTGGCCGTCAACAAGGACGCCGAGGCCCCGATTTTCGAGCTGGTCGACTACGGCGTGGTCGGCGACCTCTTCGAGGTGCTGCCGCAGCTCACGACCGAGGTGAAGGCGCGCAAGGGCTGA
- a CDS encoding ribokinase: protein MKLLPAGRVIVIGSVNTDRILRCPVLPAPGETVLAADATRGFGGKGANQAVAAARMGAATHLVAKVGRDSDGEAALADLRGAHVETGAVHIHPDAPTGQAIVMVDTSGENSIVVVPGANARLTPDEVTAALARLHLLPADVVLTSNEVPAECVRATVAALPTAGPNGGTRWLHNTAPAGDLPGPGPTGRRPLVVANVVEARQLTGAPTAAEAAHALARLAEGAVVTLGGEGALVATGEGLIRLPAPAVRVVDTTGAGDVFCGALAARLAHGAALSVAAATAVAAGAFAVTALGARGALPRPDDLRPDDLRPEHI, encoded by the coding sequence ATGAAGCTGCTCCCCGCCGGCCGGGTCATCGTCATCGGCTCGGTCAACACCGACCGGATCCTGCGCTGCCCCGTGCTCCCCGCGCCCGGCGAGACCGTCCTCGCCGCCGACGCCACCCGGGGGTTCGGCGGCAAGGGCGCCAACCAGGCGGTGGCGGCGGCCCGGATGGGGGCCGCGACCCATCTGGTCGCCAAGGTCGGGCGCGACTCCGACGGGGAGGCGGCGCTCGCCGATCTACGCGGCGCGCACGTCGAGACGGGCGCCGTGCACATCCACCCCGATGCGCCCACTGGTCAGGCGATCGTCATGGTCGACACCTCCGGGGAGAACAGCATCGTGGTCGTCCCCGGCGCCAACGCCCGGCTGACCCCGGACGAGGTCACCGCCGCCCTGGCCCGGCTCCACCTGCTTCCGGCCGACGTCGTCCTGACCAGCAATGAGGTCCCCGCCGAGTGCGTCCGCGCCACCGTCGCCGCCCTGCCCACCGCGGGCCCGAACGGCGGCACCCGCTGGCTGCACAACACCGCCCCGGCGGGCGACCTGCCCGGTCCCGGCCCCACCGGCCGCCGCCCCCTGGTGGTCGCCAACGTTGTCGAGGCCCGCCAGCTCACCGGCGCCCCGACCGCTGCCGAGGCCGCCCACGCCCTCGCCCGGCTGGCCGAGGGGGCAGTAGTCACCCTCGGCGGCGAGGGCGCACTGGTCGCCACCGGCGAGGGGCTCATCCGGCTGCCCGCGCCCGCCGTCCGGGTGGTCGACACCACCGGCGCTGGTGACGTGTTCTGCGGCGCACTCGCGGCCCGGCTCGCCCACGGCGCCGCCCTCTCGGTGGCGGCCGCCACCGCGGTGGCCGCCGGGGCCTTCGCCGTCACCGCACTCGGCGCCCGCGGCGCACTCCCCCGGCCGGACGACCTCCGACCGGACGACCTCCGACCGGAGCACATCTGA
- a CDS encoding dipeptidase, producing the protein MSQPLADAVRSLMDRARTDLAELVAFPSVADPRQFPVEECQKAAQWVADAFAAEGLRNIQLLDTPDGTQSVYGELPGPEGAPTVLLYSHYDVQPPLDEDAWLSPAFELTERDGRWYGRGAADCKGNILMHLTALRALRQVYGDGYPVSLKIIVEGSEEQGTGGLERYAEAHPELLAADAIVIGDTGNFAPGLPTVTASLRGMTVVEASITTLAGNLHSGAFGGAAPDALQSLVRVLASLHDENGDVAVAGLASDQTWEGVQYPEEQFRADAKVVDGVALTGTGTVADRLWARPSVTVLGIDAPPVIGATSSVQAAAKALISLRVPPGMSADAAQDALVAHLEAQVPLGARLTIQRQGNGAPFRADTDGPAYEAMGEAMAEAFGTAMVAAGEGGSIPLCNTLRSLYPQAEIVLIGVEEPTTQIHAVNESVDPQELERMALTEALFLRRYAELRSS; encoded by the coding sequence ATGTCACAGCCCCTGGCCGACGCCGTCCGGTCCCTGATGGACCGTGCCCGCACCGACCTCGCCGAGCTGGTCGCCTTCCCGTCGGTCGCCGACCCGCGCCAGTTCCCGGTCGAGGAGTGCCAGAAGGCCGCGCAGTGGGTCGCCGACGCCTTCGCCGCCGAGGGCCTGCGCAACATCCAGCTGCTGGACACCCCGGACGGCACCCAGTCCGTCTACGGCGAACTGCCCGGCCCGGAGGGCGCCCCGACCGTCCTGCTCTACTCGCACTACGACGTCCAGCCCCCGCTCGACGAGGACGCCTGGCTCAGCCCGGCGTTCGAACTGACCGAGCGTGACGGCCGCTGGTACGGGCGCGGCGCCGCCGACTGCAAGGGCAACATCCTGATGCACCTGACCGCCCTGCGGGCGCTGCGCCAGGTGTACGGGGACGGCTACCCGGTCAGCCTGAAGATCATCGTGGAGGGTTCGGAGGAGCAGGGCACCGGCGGCCTGGAGCGCTACGCCGAGGCGCACCCCGAACTGCTCGCCGCCGACGCGATCGTGATCGGCGACACCGGCAACTTCGCCCCCGGCCTGCCGACCGTGACCGCCTCGCTGCGCGGCATGACGGTGGTCGAGGCCTCGATCACCACCCTGGCCGGCAACCTGCACTCCGGTGCCTTCGGCGGCGCCGCCCCGGACGCGCTGCAGTCCCTGGTCCGGGTGCTCGCCTCGCTGCACGACGAGAACGGCGACGTCGCGGTCGCCGGGCTGGCCTCCGACCAGACCTGGGAGGGCGTGCAGTACCCGGAGGAGCAGTTCCGCGCCGACGCCAAGGTGGTCGACGGCGTCGCCCTGACCGGCACCGGCACCGTCGCCGACCGGCTGTGGGCCCGCCCGTCCGTCACCGTCCTCGGCATCGACGCCCCGCCGGTGATCGGCGCGACCTCCTCGGTGCAGGCCGCCGCCAAGGCGCTGATCAGCCTGCGCGTCCCGCCGGGCATGAGCGCGGACGCCGCCCAGGACGCCCTGGTCGCCCACCTGGAGGCGCAGGTCCCGCTCGGCGCCCGGCTGACGATCCAGCGCCAGGGCAACGGTGCGCCGTTCCGGGCCGACACCGACGGCCCGGCCTACGAGGCGATGGGCGAGGCGATGGCCGAGGCCTTCGGCACCGCGATGGTCGCGGCCGGCGAGGGCGGCTCGATCCCGCTGTGCAACACCCTGCGCTCGCTCTACCCGCAGGCTGAGATCGTGCTGATCGGCGTCGAGGAGCCGACCACCCAGATCCACGCCGTCAACGAGAGCGTCGACCCCCAGGAGCTGGAGCGGATGGCCCTCACCGAGGCCCTGTTCCTCCGCCGCTACGCCGAACTGCGTTCCAGCTGA
- a CDS encoding thioredoxin family protein, whose amino-acid sequence MTGPVVCVVVLAVATMFGLLRARRDGRLRVGTKDGTVRLSEADLGGPLGERATLVQFSTAFCQPCRATRRVLAEVAGMVDGVAHVELDAEAQLELVRRLEVLRTPTVLVLDAAGRVVRRAAGMPRKADVIAALGQAV is encoded by the coding sequence ATGACCGGACCGGTGGTGTGCGTTGTCGTGCTGGCGGTGGCGACCATGTTCGGGCTGCTGAGGGCCAGGCGCGACGGAAGGCTGAGGGTGGGCACCAAGGACGGGACGGTACGGCTGTCGGAGGCGGATCTGGGCGGGCCGCTCGGTGAGCGGGCGACCCTCGTGCAGTTCTCCACCGCGTTCTGCCAGCCCTGCCGGGCCACTCGGCGGGTGCTCGCCGAGGTCGCGGGGATGGTCGACGGGGTCGCGCACGTCGAGCTGGACGCCGAGGCGCAGCTGGAGCTGGTCCGCCGGCTGGAGGTCCTGCGGACGCCGACCGTCCTGGTGCTGGACGCGGCGGGCCGGGTAGTGCGCCGGGCGGCGGGGATGCCGCGCAAGGCGGACGTGATCGCGGCGCTGGGGCAGGCGGTCTGA
- a CDS encoding acyl-CoA synthetase: MALLTALQGDHGDAADALRIDGRALSREDLLGAATAVADRVAGAPALAVLARPTVETVTAVVGGLLAGVPVVPLPPDSGPKEREHILRDSGAALLAHAAGEALPDEVSVAALPVDPAERSATTYAEPAADATGFVLYTSGTTGAPKGAVIRRAAIAADLEALAAAWQWTAEDTLVHGLPLFHVHGLLLGVLGALRTGSRLVHTGRPTPAGYAEAGGSLYFGVPTVWSRLAADQATARRLAPARLLVSGSAPLPVPVFEKLAALTGHAPIERYGMTESLITVSTRADGERRPGSVGLPLEGVRTRLVGEDGEPVPHDGESVGELQVSGPTLFSGYLNRPDADAEAWTADGWFRTGDVAVIGADGFHRIVGRASVDLIKSGGYRIGAGEVEAALRDHPAVADAAVVGVPDEDLGQAIVAYVIPDGAVTGQQLTAFVAERLSVHKRPRRVVLVPELPRNALGKVLKKQLLAEGEAR; the protein is encoded by the coding sequence ATGGCACTGCTGACGGCACTTCAGGGCGACCACGGCGACGCTGCGGACGCGCTGCGGATCGACGGGCGGGCGCTCTCCCGGGAGGACCTGCTGGGCGCGGCGACCGCGGTGGCCGACCGGGTGGCCGGGGCTCCCGCGCTCGCCGTGCTCGCCCGGCCCACCGTGGAGACGGTCACCGCCGTGGTCGGCGGCCTGCTGGCGGGCGTCCCGGTGGTGCCGCTGCCGCCCGACTCGGGCCCGAAGGAGCGTGAGCACATCCTGCGCGACTCGGGTGCGGCGCTGCTGGCGCACGCCGCCGGGGAGGCCCTGCCCGACGAGGTGTCGGTGGCGGCCCTGCCCGTCGACCCCGCCGAGCGCTCGGCGACCACGTACGCCGAACCGGCCGCCGATGCGACCGGCTTCGTGCTCTACACCTCGGGCACCACCGGCGCGCCCAAGGGCGCGGTGATCCGGCGCGCGGCGATCGCCGCCGACCTGGAGGCCCTCGCCGCCGCCTGGCAGTGGACCGCCGAGGACACCCTCGTCCACGGCCTGCCGCTGTTCCACGTGCACGGCCTGCTGCTCGGAGTGCTCGGCGCCCTGCGCACCGGCAGCCGGCTGGTGCACACCGGCCGGCCGACCCCGGCGGGGTACGCGGAGGCGGGCGGCAGCCTGTACTTCGGCGTGCCCACCGTCTGGTCCCGGCTGGCGGCGGACCAGGCGACGGCCCGGCGGCTGGCCCCGGCCCGGCTGCTGGTCTCCGGCAGTGCGCCGCTGCCCGTGCCGGTGTTCGAGAAGCTGGCGGCGCTCACCGGGCACGCCCCGATCGAGCGCTACGGGATGACCGAGTCGCTGATCACCGTCAGCACCCGGGCGGACGGCGAGCGGCGCCCCGGCAGCGTCGGGCTGCCGCTGGAGGGGGTGCGCACCCGGCTGGTGGGCGAGGACGGCGAACCGGTGCCCCACGACGGTGAGAGCGTCGGTGAGCTGCAGGTCTCCGGCCCCACGTTGTTCAGCGGGTACCTCAACCGGCCGGACGCCGACGCCGAGGCCTGGACGGCGGACGGCTGGTTCCGCACCGGGGACGTCGCGGTGATCGGGGCGGACGGGTTCCACCGGATCGTCGGCCGCGCCTCGGTGGACCTGATCAAGAGCGGCGGCTACCGGATCGGCGCGGGCGAGGTGGAGGCCGCGCTGCGCGACCACCCGGCGGTCGCCGACGCAGCGGTGGTCGGCGTGCCGGACGAGGACCTCGGGCAGGCGATCGTCGCGTATGTCATCCCGGACGGCGCCGTGACGGGGCAACAGCTGACGGCCTTCGTGGCGGAGCGGCTCTCGGTGCACAAGCGGCCGCGCCGGGTCGTCCTGGTGCCCGAACTGCCCAGGAACGCCTTGGGGAAGGTGCTGAAGAAGCAGTTGTTGGCGGAGGGCGAAGCCCGCTGA
- a CDS encoding electron transfer flavoprotein subunit beta/FixA family protein → MSLRIVVCVKYVPDATGDRRFADDHTTDREGVDGLLSELDEYGVEQALRIAEANGDAEVTVLTVGPDDAKDALRKALSMGADKAVHVNDDDIHGSDVIGTSAILAKALEKTGFDLVIGGMASTDGTMGVLPALLAERLGVPQVTLLSEVSVEGGVVKGRRDGDAATELVEAALPAVVSVTDQSGEARYPSFKGIMAAKKKPVESLDLDDLGIEADEVGLAGSWTAVESVAARPARTAGTVVKDEGEGGKQLAAFLADQKFI, encoded by the coding sequence GTGAGCTTGAGGATCGTTGTCTGTGTGAAGTACGTGCCGGACGCGACGGGTGACCGTCGTTTCGCGGACGACCACACCACCGACCGGGAGGGTGTGGACGGCCTCCTGTCGGAGCTGGACGAGTACGGCGTCGAGCAGGCGCTGCGGATCGCCGAGGCGAACGGCGACGCCGAGGTGACGGTGCTGACGGTGGGTCCGGACGACGCGAAGGACGCGCTGCGCAAGGCGCTGTCGATGGGTGCGGACAAGGCCGTTCACGTGAACGACGACGACATCCACGGCTCGGACGTGATCGGGACGTCGGCGATCCTGGCGAAGGCGCTGGAGAAGACCGGGTTCGACCTGGTGATCGGCGGCATGGCGTCGACGGACGGCACGATGGGTGTGCTGCCGGCGCTGCTGGCGGAGCGGCTGGGTGTGCCGCAGGTGACGCTGCTGTCCGAGGTGTCGGTCGAGGGCGGCGTGGTCAAGGGGCGTCGGGACGGTGACGCGGCGACCGAGCTGGTCGAGGCGGCGCTGCCGGCCGTGGTCTCGGTGACGGACCAGTCGGGTGAGGCCCGTTACCCCTCGTTCAAGGGGATCATGGCGGCGAAGAAGAAGCCGGTGGAGTCGCTGGACCTGGACGACCTGGGCATCGAGGCGGACGAGGTCGGCCTGGCGGGTTCGTGGACGGCGGTGGAGTCGGTGGCGGCGCGTCCGGCGCGTACCGCGGGCACGGTCGTCAAGGACGAGGGCGAGGGCGGCAAGCAGCTCGCCGCCTTCCTCGCCGACCAGAAGTTCATCTAG
- a CDS encoding DUF4395 domain-containing protein: protein MQTDPRGHRFAAALSALVLAAVLITGSGLLLAAQALVFTLGAFGGPRLSPYGWLFHTFIAPRLAPPTETEDERPLRFAQGGGAVFAAVGVLGYLTEVTWLGLLATAFGLAVAFLNAAFGYCLGCEIYPIIRRAQGRLSAGA from the coding sequence GTGCAGACCGACCCCCGCGGTCACCGCTTCGCCGCCGCACTCAGCGCGCTGGTGCTGGCCGCCGTGCTCATCACCGGCAGCGGCCTGCTGCTGGCCGCGCAGGCCCTCGTCTTCACGCTCGGCGCGTTCGGTGGCCCCCGACTGTCCCCGTACGGCTGGCTGTTCCACACCTTCATCGCCCCTCGCCTGGCACCACCCACCGAGACCGAGGACGAGCGGCCCCTGCGCTTCGCCCAGGGCGGCGGAGCCGTCTTCGCCGCCGTCGGCGTCCTCGGCTACCTCACCGAAGTCACCTGGCTCGGCCTCCTCGCGACCGCCTTCGGCCTGGCCGTGGCCTTCCTGAACGCCGCCTTCGGCTACTGCCTGGGCTGCGAGATCTACCCGATCATCCGACGGGCTCAGGGTCGCCTCAGCGCCGGCGCCTGA
- a CDS encoding DUF4184 family protein, whose translation MPFTLSHPAAVLPLLRAAGERGPLVASALVAGSMAPDVPFFAESLLPGVYGHGGLTHAWWAVPTLDVAIAGALVAGWHGVLRAPLVGLLPERWAGGVEALTVRRAEGVRGVDAAWFLASAAVGAATHVGWDAFTHGGRLGVRLLPVLDRKVAGVPVYEALQYGSSALALAAMAGWAARAVRAVEPVRPAVRLAPRTRRVATVALGAATAAGVLHRLSPVRRNLVPEVCFGAGAGLAVGAAGYAAVVAAARWWRRGGRPGTGSNSRQLERSSA comes from the coding sequence ATGCCGTTCACGTTGAGCCACCCCGCCGCCGTCCTGCCCCTGCTGCGTGCCGCCGGGGAGCGCGGGCCGTTGGTGGCCTCGGCGCTGGTGGCCGGGTCGATGGCGCCCGACGTGCCGTTCTTCGCCGAATCGCTGCTGCCCGGGGTGTACGGGCACGGCGGGCTGACGCACGCCTGGTGGGCGGTGCCGACACTGGATGTGGCGATCGCCGGTGCGCTGGTGGCCGGGTGGCACGGGGTGCTGCGGGCGCCGCTGGTGGGGCTGCTGCCCGAGCGCTGGGCGGGCGGGGTGGAGGCATTGACGGTCCGGCGGGCCGAGGGCGTGCGGGGTGTTGACGCCGCGTGGTTCCTGGCCTCGGCGGCCGTCGGTGCGGCCACCCACGTCGGCTGGGACGCGTTCACCCACGGCGGCCGGCTGGGCGTGCGGCTGCTGCCCGTGCTGGACCGGAAGGTGGCCGGCGTCCCGGTCTACGAGGCGCTGCAGTACGGGAGTTCGGCGCTCGCGCTGGCCGCGATGGCCGGCTGGGCGGCGCGTGCCGTACGGGCCGTCGAGCCGGTGCGGCCGGCCGTGCGGCTCGCTCCGCGGACCCGGCGGGTGGCCACCGTGGCGCTGGGCGCGGCGACGGCGGCCGGGGTGCTGCATCGGCTGAGCCCGGTGCGGCGCAACCTCGTCCCGGAGGTGTGCTTCGGCGCCGGGGCCGGGCTCGCGGTGGGCGCGGCCGGCTACGCGGCGGTGGTCGCGGCCGCCCGCTGGTGGCGGCGTGGCGGGCGGCCCGGGACCGGTTCGAACTCCCGTCAGCTGGAACGCAGTTCGGCGTAG